The DNA window ACAAGTGAGGataacgaactgacaaggtgagacaggaacgctgaacatttatagccacagtaatgcgctacacctggagcgcaataatcagctgagcggtgctaggcgaccgatgaccatgatcatgtgaccgcccagctgatgacatgaacacaacaacaacactgacagccacgcgactctcacacaaacacagagacaagcgcacacacaccgcAAACCCAAATAAACAATTCACaccacgcagacacatcatagaagagcagatagatccacaaccgtgacagatATAATCAAAGTGCTCAAATATAGCAGAAAGCAAAAGCGAGCTGTTGTAACGGAGGCCGGCCAGTAGGTGCTGTGGCGCCTGTTTACTGGCTTAAAAAACAGACCTATTAAGAAATTTATCctactcagtgtgggaaaaaGCTGAGTAAAATCTGaagttttgttgcacattttgtTATGACCCTTAACCTAACATCACTTGTTGCAAAACCTTAAGTTCTGTTTTGTAAAAGTTGGTTGAGTTTcaataatttagcatttttttcataTCTTCTAGTGTTACTTTAAGAGGAAATGCACAGAGAATATCAATCATATGATATTATCGCTTATCATAGGTCTGCAAAGTCTACATTATAAATACATACTTGCAATtaacacaaattaataaaataaaatgattttattaagCACAGAAGGGGTGTTCAGGAATAATAATTCAATGAAGTGTGTGTTTGGTGAGATATTCTTATTTCATAGCCCATTGTGCTGTATAAAAGGTGTTTTGTGAAAGATACAATGTGAGCTGTGAATCAGTCATTAAGATGCTAGCCTTTAAGCAATGAcagaagcattttctggaaatACAAACGCATTGATTTCCTTTTAGGCAGACAGAAAGAATCaactatttttgtgtttttttccacaCAGTTCTTACATTGCATCCCATTACTGCTGTCACACCGATAAAGAGGCACTTGGTCGTAAATCATTAGCAGATCTTTTGCCATGTCCTTCCTCCATGCGTCCTTCTGCCAGATCTTTCCAAAGACAAACACATTCATTGCATCTTTACGGATATTTTTCCAGTTTGCAAGGCCAGCCAAAATGTTGTCAGTGCTCTGAATGCACTTCGTCACACAAGGTGAGTTGTACGAGTAGAAAACTACACAGCTATTCGGATCTGCCTTTGCTAGAAGTTTATCCATGGGAGAATTACTGAGAGGATAGAGCAGAATATGCTCAGCATGCTCTTTGGGTTTTTGTGTAGGCCGTGCAGCAATGACATTTTGTGAATTTGTACAGAGAACACATGTCTGTCCATTAGTGAGAAGGTCTTTCACATGTGCTGCTTCTTCTGTGCTGAATACAGTCTGGATGTCAGATTGTTCATCTGTGCATAGAGCCTGTGGCACAACAATCGCTATTGCGTACTGAACATCAGGCTTGGTCTTTGGCTGGACACTGGAAAACATCAAACAGCataaaattatcattattttcaCGGCATTTTAATAATAGTGAGGTTCTATTATTAATGCATCAACTAATTTGAACAATGAGCAATGCCTTTCTTAATGCGTTTATTGGGATTTGTTCAAATTAATTTATGTTAGTACAGGTAAATAATGTTGTAGTAATGCTGGATATTGGTCTTGTTATCAGGAGGAAGGAGACGGAGAACCGACGAATCTTTAGATTTCTAATTTATTGATTttctaaacaaaaacaacataactgtccaggggtccgttctttgtacgtggattactcagttagctggatttggatgttgacgatttgacatgatccaggatcgtttcgttcttcaaagctgatccgagagttgttgtcatagcaacagttctgctaggtcaaacctgatcaggagc is part of the Danio rerio strain Tuebingen ecotype United States chromosome 15, GRCz12tu, whole genome shotgun sequence genome and encodes:
- the si:dkey-96g2.1 gene encoding uncharacterized protein isoform X1; protein product: MIILCCLMFSSVQPKTKPDVQYAIAIVVPQALCTDEQSDIQTVFSTEEAAHVKDLLTNGQTCVLCTNSQNVIAARPTQKPKEHAEHILLYPLSNSPMDKLLAKADPNSCVVFYSYNSPCVTKCIQSTDNILAGLANWKNIRKDAMNVFVFGKIWQKDAWRKDMAKDLLMIYDQVPLYRCDSSNGMQCKNCVEKNTKIVDSFCLPKRKSMRLYFQKMLLSLLKG
- the si:dkey-96g2.1 gene encoding uncharacterized protein LOC795315 isoform 1 precursor (isoform 1 precursor is encoded by transcript variant 1); protein product: MANFNPASLKGLFIIFLLHLCVQHARGDVNPAALAKMIQYFDENVQPKTKPDVQYAIAIVVPQALCTDEQSDIQTVFSTEEAAHVKDLLTNGQTCVLCTNSQNVIAARPTQKPKEHAEHILLYPLSNSPMDKLLAKADPNSCVVFYSYNSPCVTKCIQSTDNILAGLANWKNIRKDAMNVFVFGKIWQKDAWRKDMAKDLLMIYDQVPLYRCDSSNGMQCKNCVEKNTKIVDSFCLPKRKSMRLYFQKMLLSLLKG
- the si:dkey-96g2.1 gene encoding uncharacterized protein LOC795315 isoform 2 precursor (isoform 2 precursor is encoded by transcript variant 2), whose product is MANFNPASLKGLFIIFLLHLCVQHARGDVNPAALAKMIQYFDENVQPKTKPDVQYAIAIVVPQALCTDEQSDIQTVFSTEEAAHVKDLLTNGQTCVLCTNSQNVIAARPTQKPKEHAEHILLYPLSNSPMDKLLAKADPNSCVVFYSYNSPCVTKCIQSTDNILAGLANWKNIRKDAMNVFVFGKIWQKDAWRKDMAKDLLMIYDQVPLYRCDSSNGMQCSPR